One Aster yellows witches'-broom phytoplasma AYWB DNA segment encodes these proteins:
- a CDS encoding ABC transporter ATP-binding protein, with protein MSLLKVINLHTYFETKKGLIKAVCGVSFEVQKGKTLGIVGESGSGKSQTAISILKLFEKNQKIYQGEITFENRIISQFSEKEMQKIRGNEIAMIFQDAISSLNPVFKIKNQIIEVLMLHKKLDYDQAYKKTLDILEKVQIPNAQRVMNSYPHQLSGGMCQRIMIAMALVCKPKLLIADEATTALDVIVQKEILNLIACLQQEQNTSVLFITHDLGVVSQVADDIIVMYRGKIVESAKTSQILKNPQHTYTKSLLNNFLKTGLGYHNF; from the coding sequence ATGAGTTTATTAAAAGTTATCAATCTACATACTTATTTTGAAACAAAAAAAGGCTTAATCAAAGCAGTTTGTGGTGTTTCTTTTGAAGTCCAAAAAGGAAAAACTTTAGGAATAGTCGGAGAATCTGGTAGTGGTAAAAGCCAAACTGCAATTTCTATTCTCAAATTATTTGAAAAAAACCAAAAAATTTACCAAGGCGAAATTACTTTTGAAAATCGTATTATTTCTCAATTTAGTGAAAAAGAAATGCAAAAAATCAGAGGAAATGAAATTGCTATGATTTTCCAAGATGCCATTTCTAGCCTTAACCCTGTTTTTAAAATCAAAAATCAAATTATAGAAGTTCTAATGCTTCATAAAAAACTTGATTACGATCAAGCTTATAAAAAAACTCTTGATATTTTGGAAAAAGTCCAAATTCCTAACGCCCAAAGAGTGATGAATTCATATCCTCATCAACTTTCAGGAGGAATGTGTCAAAGAATAATGATTGCTATGGCATTAGTTTGTAAACCTAAACTTTTAATTGCTGACGAAGCAACTACTGCTCTAGATGTAATCGTCCAAAAAGAAATTCTTAACTTAATTGCTTGTCTACAACAAGAACAAAACACTTCTGTTTTATTTATCACACATGATTTAGGAGTAGTTTCTCAAGTAGCCGATGATATTATTGTCATGTATCGAGGAAAAATTGTAGAAAGCGCCAAAACATCACAAATATTAAAAAATCCCCAACACACCTACACTAAAAGCTTACTTAATAATTTTTTAAAAACTGGGCTTGGTTATCATAATTTTTAG
- a CDS encoding ABC transporter substrate-binding protein produces MIKKQNIKLLILGFIAIFIIVIFTYHLVKDSIENKDNTTIKIASNTDINGLDPTKKEFSQTAIGNRFFRCIHDNLLSVKIDEQNNEKIITKLVDKCEKKGKEITFTLRNNAYFHNGEKVTFEDIEFSINRGKENKNDMYSFVENIQKIDNIQFKITLKNDVVFWDFYFTHFIRILNKKAVEKNPNESLKIGTGPYKLKEWVPNDFILLERFDKYYNGETSNNAPEKILIKIIPDPDTVLQEIEQGNIDATFNYPFERITDLESQKLSNIKIIEGEGISAQYCYINKQSTTLEVRKAITKALDISKYIKDLQLKANPLESYIPNGLIGYDKNLKHNPTNVEEAKEIIKTLPIENKTLKLGIAQSKPLDLTKKIVEGLREVGFTVELEQMEFNALIEKSINTNDLNILFMGENYDLEYGHKVLCDYFIQGKGYNFCHVDEKDENKIKKNLEAGLKAKDSKTFEKSVQDVNKYIHDQFYIIPLYSSKNFTITTSKIQKGLKTNKFGHFDITQIKKI; encoded by the coding sequence ATGATAAAAAAACAAAATATTAAATTATTGATATTAGGTTTTATAGCTATTTTCATTATTGTTATTTTTACTTATCATTTAGTTAAAGATTCAATAGAAAATAAAGACAATACAACTATCAAAATAGCTTCTAATACCGATATTAATGGTCTAGATCCAACTAAAAAAGAATTCAGCCAAACAGCTATAGGAAATCGTTTTTTTCGTTGTATCCATGATAATTTATTATCAGTTAAAATTGATGAACAAAATAATGAAAAAATAATTACTAAATTAGTTGATAAGTGTGAAAAAAAAGGCAAAGAAATTACTTTTACATTAAGGAATAATGCATATTTTCATAACGGCGAAAAAGTAACATTCGAAGACATTGAATTTTCAATTAATAGAGGAAAAGAAAATAAAAATGATATGTATAGTTTTGTTGAAAATATTCAAAAAATAGATAATATCCAATTTAAAATCACCTTAAAAAATGATGTAGTTTTTTGGGATTTTTATTTTACTCATTTTATTAGAATTTTAAACAAAAAAGCTGTAGAAAAAAATCCTAATGAAAGTCTTAAAATTGGTACAGGTCCATACAAATTAAAAGAATGGGTACCAAATGATTTTATCTTATTAGAACGTTTTGACAAATATTATAATGGGGAAACTAGCAACAATGCTCCTGAAAAAATATTAATAAAAATTATACCAGACCCAGATACTGTTTTACAAGAAATAGAACAAGGAAATATTGATGCTACCTTTAACTATCCATTTGAAAGAATTACAGATTTAGAATCGCAAAAATTATCAAACATTAAAATTATTGAAGGCGAAGGCATTTCTGCTCAATATTGTTATATTAATAAACAATCTACAACTTTAGAAGTAAGAAAAGCTATCACAAAAGCTTTAGATATTTCTAAATATATTAAAGATTTACAATTAAAAGCAAACCCTTTAGAAAGTTATATTCCGAATGGTTTAATAGGGTATGATAAAAACTTGAAACATAATCCAACCAATGTTGAAGAGGCAAAAGAAATAATTAAAACCCTTCCAATAGAAAACAAAACATTAAAATTAGGAATAGCCCAAAGCAAACCCTTGGATTTAACAAAAAAAATAGTAGAAGGTTTAAGGGAAGTAGGATTTACAGTCGAATTAGAACAAATGGAATTTAATGCTCTTATAGAAAAATCAATAAATACCAATGATTTAAACATATTATTTATGGGAGAAAATTACGATTTAGAATACGGTCATAAAGTTTTATGTGATTATTTTATACAAGGAAAAGGTTATAATTTTTGTCATGTGGATGAAAAAGATGAAAATAAAATAAAAAAAAATTTAGAAGCTGGTTTGAAAGCTAAGGATTCAAAAACATTTGAAAAATCAGTTCAAGATGTAAATAAATACATCCACGACCAATTTTATATCATTCCTTTATATTCTTCAAAAAATTTCACCATTACGACTAGCAAAATACAAAAGGGACTCAAAACCAATAAATTTGGTCATTTTGATATTACTCAAATAAAAAAAATATAA
- a CDS encoding ABC transporter permease: MIKYICKKIFYAFTIFIAVIIISFFVITLIPGDPISAMFEQQKPSPEEIKRITQDLDLNQMFPQYIKKIFSKFDFGKSYHKNQIPALELFWESFTKTFQLAFFSCLIGSLLGILLGNLSAFFDNTKKSTLLEFYAILMISTPAFIIGYLLRVYLATNRGIPIFAISGWNNLRCKVLPILTLSLVISGSVLKTTKTKIKECLAQPYIKTAYAKGLSKKNIIFKHALKNALIPIVAHIGLLFSFLIGGSIITEKIFNIRAVGTLMLESFENRNYPVLRCCIILLALFIAIFNLCLDLVYFWLNPKISKGDKNQ; this comes from the coding sequence TTGATTAAATATATTTGTAAAAAAATTTTTTACGCTTTTACTATTTTTATTGCAGTTATAATAATTAGTTTTTTTGTTATTACTTTAATTCCTGGAGACCCTATTTCTGCTATGTTTGAACAACAAAAACCAAGCCCAGAAGAAATAAAACGCATAACACAAGACCTAGATTTAAATCAAATGTTTCCCCAATATATAAAAAAAATATTTTCTAAATTTGATTTTGGAAAATCTTATCATAAAAATCAAATACCAGCTTTAGAACTTTTTTGGGAAAGTTTTACAAAAACCTTTCAATTAGCTTTTTTTAGCTGTTTGATAGGTTCTTTATTGGGTATTTTATTAGGCAACTTATCAGCCTTTTTTGATAACACCAAGAAAAGCACTCTATTAGAATTTTATGCTATTTTAATGATTTCTACTCCTGCTTTTATTATAGGATATCTATTGCGTGTTTATTTAGCTACCAATAGAGGTATTCCTATTTTTGCTATTTCAGGATGGAATAATTTAAGATGCAAAGTTTTGCCCATTTTAACTCTATCTTTGGTAATTAGTGGTTCGGTATTAAAAACTACCAAAACCAAAATAAAAGAATGTTTAGCGCAACCCTATATTAAAACAGCCTATGCTAAAGGATTATCAAAAAAAAACATCATTTTTAAACACGCCCTCAAAAACGCTTTAATCCCTATTGTTGCTCATATTGGCTTACTATTTAGTTTTTTAATTGGTGGTTCTATTATAACAGAAAAAATATTTAACATAAGAGCAGTAGGAACTTTAATGTTGGAATCTTTTGAAAATAGAAATTATCCTGTACTTCGTTGTTGTATTATTTTATTAGCTTTATTTATAGCTATTTTTAATTTATGTCTAGATTTAGTTTATTTTTGGTTAAATCCTAAAATAAGCAAAGGGGATAAAAACCAATAG
- a CDS encoding ABC transporter permease yields MNINKKISIFFSIKNQITKFLQNKNIIIGCSFLTILVLTILIISYLPYDYKPFNSQNQKPLQQISWNHLMGTDSTGYDLFSLILEGAKITLQISFFAVMISAFVGGFLGILSGYFRGMFDGIINFICDILVVFPDFILAILIMCFFKKGILALIIVLSISHIPTFIRSIRTNTMQIKAKSFIQASKALGATHMHIISKHILSHILAPFITRIILSMSSIILAISALGMVGLGLDPNVPEWGRILFESKSHFRFHPHLFFGPFVVILLTSLSFNLIGKGLIQLFNPKEKH; encoded by the coding sequence TTGAATATTAATAAAAAAATATCTATTTTTTTTTCTATAAAAAATCAAATAACTAAATTTTTGCAAAATAAAAATATTATAATTGGATGCTCTTTTTTAACTATTTTAGTTTTAACTATTTTAATAATATCTTATCTACCTTATGATTATAAACCTTTTAATTCCCAAAACCAAAAACCTTTACAACAAATCAGTTGGAATCATTTAATGGGAACTGATTCTACTGGATATGATTTATTTAGTCTTATTTTAGAAGGTGCCAAAATTACTTTACAAATAAGTTTTTTTGCTGTTATGATTAGTGCTTTTGTGGGTGGTTTTTTAGGAATTCTATCTGGTTATTTTCGTGGTATGTTTGATGGTATTATTAATTTTATATGTGATATTTTAGTAGTATTCCCTGATTTTATTTTAGCTATTTTAATTATGTGTTTTTTCAAAAAAGGGATTCTTGCTTTAATTATTGTTTTGAGTATTTCCCATATTCCCACCTTTATTCGTTCTATTAGAACTAACACTATGCAAATCAAAGCTAAAAGTTTTATTCAAGCATCCAAAGCTTTAGGAGCAACCCACATGCATATTATTTCCAAACACATTTTATCCCACATATTAGCTCCTTTTATAACCAGAATAATACTTAGTATGAGCAGCATTATTTTAGCTATATCAGCATTAGGAATGGTTGGTTTAGGGCTTGATCCTAACGTTCCTGAATGGGGCAGAATTTTATTTGAAAGTAAAAGCCATTTTAGATTCCATCCTCATTTATTTTTTGGACCTTTCGTTGTCATTTTATTAACTAGTTTATCCTTTAATTTAATAGGCAAAGGCTTAATCCAACTTTTTAATCCAAAAGAAAAACATTAA
- a CDS encoding carboxypeptidase M32 — MSINYQKLEQRFEKIGRLKNIINILRWDMACNIKKGSQESRTFEIIDLTRIIKKLLISQETKNWVSQAQQEQETLNSWQQANLREITSKIQSEEIIPEELKNNLILATTKSELMWRQAKKNNDYNSFKPYFQKVLNYTKEIANLRSQKLGVSLYDALIYQYDYEMTATKNKQIFNVIKEKLPPLMKKILQKQEQEKHLYKDIAMPLEKQKKLNQIIMPKIGFDCNYGRLDESIHPFCGGTPYDVRLTSNYNTNNFLDSFLATIHEVGHGLYAQNLPQQYKNQPVGAPRSFSFDESQSLLMEKQVAKSQEFLTYLVDILKTEVNFYNPSLTPQNLFKQANQVKPDFVRIYADEVTYPFHVILRFEIEELLISNQLSLNDLPHFWDCKMKEYLGITPPNVGLGCLQDIHWPQGSFGYFPSYLNGAILASMIMKKIKQANLNIKESFKTGKFETLNQYLNKNIRNWGSFYTNQEFVFKATGMPQINPETFLQYLENKYLNN, encoded by the coding sequence ATGTCGATTAATTATCAAAAATTAGAACAAAGGTTTGAAAAAATTGGTCGTTTAAAAAATATTATCAATATATTACGCTGGGATATGGCCTGCAACATTAAAAAAGGCTCCCAAGAAAGTCGTACTTTTGAAATAATTGATTTAACCCGAATTATCAAAAAACTATTAATTTCCCAAGAAACCAAAAATTGGGTTTCACAAGCACAACAAGAACAAGAAACTCTCAATTCTTGGCAACAAGCTAATCTACGAGAAATAACATCCAAAATACAATCAGAAGAAATAATCCCTGAAGAACTAAAAAATAATTTAATTTTAGCAACTACAAAATCAGAGCTAATGTGGAGACAAGCCAAAAAAAATAATGATTATAACAGCTTCAAACCTTATTTTCAAAAAGTACTCAATTACACCAAAGAAATAGCAAACCTCAGGTCCCAAAAATTAGGCGTTTCTTTGTATGATGCTCTAATCTATCAATACGACTATGAAATGACTGCTACCAAAAACAAACAAATATTTAACGTAATCAAAGAAAAATTACCACCTTTAATGAAAAAAATTTTGCAAAAACAAGAACAAGAAAAACACCTTTACAAAGATATTGCAATGCCTTTAGAAAAACAAAAAAAATTAAATCAAATAATTATGCCAAAAATAGGATTTGATTGCAATTATGGTCGCCTTGATGAATCAATCCACCCTTTTTGTGGAGGCACTCCTTATGACGTTCGCCTTACTTCCAATTATAATACAAACAATTTTTTAGATAGCTTTTTAGCAACTATACACGAAGTAGGACATGGTTTATACGCCCAAAATTTACCCCAACAATATAAAAATCAACCAGTAGGAGCTCCACGAAGCTTTTCTTTTGATGAAAGCCAATCTTTATTAATGGAAAAACAAGTTGCTAAATCTCAAGAATTTTTAACTTACTTAGTAGATATTTTAAAAACAGAAGTAAACTTTTACAACCCTTCATTAACTCCACAAAATTTATTTAAACAAGCCAACCAAGTTAAACCTGATTTTGTTCGTATTTATGCTGATGAAGTAACTTATCCTTTCCATGTTATTTTACGTTTTGAAATTGAAGAATTATTAATTTCTAATCAGTTATCTTTAAATGATTTACCTCACTTTTGGGATTGCAAAATGAAAGAATATCTAGGAATTACACCACCCAATGTAGGTCTTGGATGCTTGCAAGATATTCACTGGCCTCAAGGAAGTTTTGGTTATTTCCCTAGCTATTTAAATGGAGCTATTTTGGCATCCATGATAATGAAAAAAATTAAACAAGCAAATCTCAATATTAAAGAGAGTTTTAAAACAGGAAAATTTGAAACTTTAAATCAATATTTAAACAAAAACATAAGAAACTGGGGTTCTTTTTATACCAACCAAGAATTTGTTTTCAAAGCAACAGGCATGCCCCAAATTAACCCTGAAACCTTTTTACAATATTTAGAAAATAAATATTTGAATAATTAA
- a CDS encoding cation-translocating P-type ATPase yields the protein MKHSFSQKNPEQLQALLQTKITKGLTDKEALQRLQINGKNQIQSLTKPTFWHQFQQQFKDFLVIVLLLAATINFAIGILQGNKEELLEGFFILIIVLLNAFLSIYYETQSQKALANVSEKTSLNAKVIRDSKHLLIPMQNLVIGDIVILETGDIIPADMILLETFNLYVDESLFTGESQAVLKSAYVCFKNEVLTNQNMAFMNTVILKGRAKGVVCASGMQTEIGKITQFITQPQQEKTPLEQNIAKLTKKLTLTIGIIIFLNGLWTIFKNIYNSTFSSHILKHTFLDAIALAVAAIPESLLIIMTLILALGMKKLALKKAIVKNLKTLETLGDVNVICTDKTGTLTQNNMTVKKIIVCNSLEKIIPFCVEDINAPKPFNLEKLLLFGILCNDALISVTKITKDTTSNNLEIIADPTEKAFINLALFYQYDAFALKKQYPRFAEIAFDSQRKLMTTFHHKDGLIYAITKGAPEVLLQKCSQVQYQEQIIEKDSKITNTLEKQISQLSEQSLRVLGVAYRAFSIELETNLKKNPNIFEQDLIFLGAVAMEDPIRKEVLQAIFKCNQARITPIMITGDHLKTAFVIAKKLNILSQPQDLAITGDELTQMPEEEFLKKLLQIKVYARTNPHHKLKIVQAWQKKGFVAAMTGDGINDALSIKQANVGIAMGISGTDVCKMASDMILTDDNFATITNALEEGRNIFNNIKKSLVFLLSCNVGEIILILLGNFLGIFFFGCDFKILTALQILWINLVTDSLPAMALGIEPQEKNFMSPKTYNPKVSLLNKKTYQKIILEGFLIGLLAFVASLIGYHNHDSDKIRYAQTFAFMVLAFSQLIHVWNLRSFCTSVFKLKINSFLIKAFAISVFLQLIIIFVPFLRVLFQLISLTTKDFVIILLLSLIPLLFVEIKKRFFHFKCNKCR from the coding sequence ATGAAACATTCATTTAGTCAAAAAAACCCTGAACAATTGCAAGCATTGTTACAAACCAAAATCACAAAAGGGCTTACTGACAAAGAAGCCTTGCAAAGACTGCAAATTAACGGCAAAAATCAAATCCAATCCCTTACCAAACCCACTTTTTGGCATCAATTCCAACAACAATTTAAAGATTTTTTAGTTATTGTACTTTTGTTAGCAGCTACAATTAATTTTGCAATTGGTATTTTACAAGGCAACAAAGAAGAACTTTTAGAAGGTTTTTTTATTTTGATTATTGTCCTTCTTAACGCCTTTTTAAGTATTTATTATGAAACCCAATCTCAAAAAGCTTTAGCAAATGTTTCGGAAAAAACTTCCCTTAATGCCAAAGTAATAAGAGATAGCAAACATCTTTTAATTCCTATGCAAAATTTAGTGATAGGAGATATTGTTATTTTGGAAACAGGCGATATTATTCCAGCCGATATGATACTTTTAGAAACATTTAATTTATACGTAGATGAATCTTTGTTTACAGGAGAATCGCAAGCTGTTTTAAAAAGTGCTTATGTTTGTTTCAAAAATGAAGTTCTTACTAATCAAAACATGGCTTTTATGAATACTGTTATTTTAAAAGGAAGAGCCAAAGGAGTGGTTTGTGCTTCAGGAATGCAAACCGAAATTGGAAAAATTACCCAGTTCATTACTCAACCTCAACAAGAAAAAACACCATTAGAACAAAATATTGCCAAATTAACTAAAAAGTTAACTTTGACAATTGGTATAATTATTTTCCTTAATGGTTTATGGACTATTTTCAAAAACATTTATAACTCAACTTTTAGTTCCCACATTTTGAAACATACTTTTTTGGATGCCATTGCTCTTGCAGTTGCTGCCATTCCTGAAAGTTTATTAATTATTATGACTTTAATTTTGGCTTTGGGGATGAAAAAACTTGCTCTTAAAAAAGCTATTGTTAAAAATTTAAAAACCTTAGAAACTTTGGGGGATGTTAATGTTATTTGTACTGATAAAACAGGGACTTTAACTCAAAATAATATGACTGTTAAAAAAATTATAGTTTGTAATTCTTTGGAAAAAATAATTCCCTTTTGCGTGGAAGATATTAATGCGCCAAAACCCTTTAATTTGGAAAAGTTACTTTTATTTGGTATTTTATGCAATGATGCTTTGATTAGTGTTACAAAAATAACCAAAGATACAACTTCAAACAACTTAGAAATTATTGCAGATCCTACTGAAAAAGCCTTTATTAATTTAGCTTTGTTTTATCAATATGATGCTTTTGCACTCAAAAAGCAATATCCTCGCTTTGCAGAAATTGCCTTTGATTCCCAAAGGAAATTGATGACCACTTTTCATCATAAAGACGGGCTTATTTATGCTATTACTAAAGGTGCTCCAGAAGTTTTATTGCAAAAATGTAGTCAAGTTCAATATCAAGAACAAATAATTGAAAAAGATTCTAAAATAACAAACACATTAGAAAAACAAATTAGTCAATTAAGTGAGCAATCTTTGCGAGTTTTGGGAGTTGCTTATCGTGCTTTTTCTATTGAACTAGAAACAAATCTTAAAAAAAATCCTAATATTTTTGAACAAGATCTTATTTTTTTAGGGGCAGTCGCGATGGAAGATCCCATTCGAAAAGAAGTTTTGCAAGCTATTTTTAAATGTAATCAGGCACGCATCACTCCGATTATGATTACAGGGGACCATTTAAAAACTGCTTTTGTGATTGCCAAAAAATTAAATATTTTATCCCAACCTCAAGATTTAGCTATTACAGGAGATGAATTAACTCAAATGCCAGAGGAAGAATTTTTGAAAAAATTATTGCAAATTAAAGTTTATGCAAGAACTAATCCTCATCATAAATTAAAAATTGTGCAAGCTTGGCAAAAAAAAGGTTTTGTGGCAGCAATGACAGGAGATGGCATAAATGATGCTTTAAGCATTAAACAAGCAAATGTGGGAATTGCTATGGGAATTTCAGGTACTGATGTTTGCAAAATGGCATCAGATATGATTTTAACAGATGATAATTTTGCTACCATTACGAATGCTTTAGAAGAAGGACGAAATATTTTTAATAATATTAAAAAAAGTTTAGTTTTTCTTTTGAGTTGTAATGTTGGTGAAATTATTTTGATTTTGCTTGGTAATTTTTTAGGAATTTTCTTTTTTGGGTGTGATTTTAAAATTTTGACTGCTTTACAAATTCTTTGGATTAATTTAGTCACTGATTCATTGCCAGCGATGGCTTTGGGGATAGAACCACAAGAAAAAAATTTTATGTCGCCAAAAACTTATAATCCTAAAGTCAGTTTACTGAATAAAAAAACTTATCAAAAAATTATTTTGGAAGGATTTTTAATTGGTCTTTTGGCTTTTGTGGCTTCTTTGATAGGTTATCATAATCATGATAGTGATAAAATAAGATATGCTCAAACTTTTGCTTTTATGGTTTTGGCATTTTCACAATTGATTCATGTATGGAATTTGAGAAGTTTTTGTACTTCTGTTTTTAAGTTAAAAATAAATTCTTTTTTGATTAAAGCGTTTGCCATTAGTGTGTTTTTGCAATTAATCATAATTTTTGTCCCTTTTTTAAGAGTTTTATTTCAATTAATTTCTTTAACAACAAAGGATTTTGTAATTATTTTATTGCTATCTTTGATTCCTTTGTTGTTTGTAGAAATAAAAAAAAGATTTTTTCATTTTAAATGCAATAAATGTAGATGA
- a CDS encoding YitT family protein, with product MKNGIENIAKFPPTKKKKQYGQEFKKILLLSLSLIIYVLVSVWAFDCTRDGGYKTDLFPTGVIGLGDVIGKLLHKAGKIETHNIIVIAGTFYFVINVFFLFFISRRYLGKYFTITTAFATVLLFVSVFFIENQVKQGFLFHTERFFGIFKTESDFLSDITRVFFAGILIGIFNGIPVRIGASTGGLDIVAKYLSVYKKKDISFVVEMFGYIIMIFGALGVFIIGYFYKETGFKELITQMSLSLFYTVLRIKLSSLFMGLITFVPKKETKLNC from the coding sequence ATGAAAAATGGCATAGAAAATATTGCAAAATTCCCTCCAACAAAGAAAAAAAAACAATATGGTCAAGAATTTAAAAAAATATTACTTTTATCTTTATCCTTGATAATATATGTTTTAGTTTCTGTTTGGGCTTTTGATTGTACCCGAGATGGCGGATATAAAACCGATCTTTTTCCTACTGGGGTTATTGGTTTAGGTGATGTAATAGGTAAATTATTACATAAAGCAGGAAAGATTGAAACCCATAATATTATAGTTATTGCTGGTACTTTTTACTTTGTCATTAATGTTTTCTTTTTGTTTTTTATTTCTCGTCGTTATTTAGGTAAATATTTTACCATTACTACTGCGTTTGCAACTGTCCTTCTTTTTGTTTCGGTGTTTTTTATTGAAAATCAAGTTAAACAAGGTTTTTTATTTCATACTGAACGATTTTTTGGAATATTCAAAACTGAAAGTGATTTTTTAAGTGATATTACCAGAGTTTTTTTTGCAGGTATTTTAATAGGTATTTTTAATGGCATTCCTGTAAGAATCGGCGCTTCTACTGGAGGACTTGATATTGTTGCTAAATATTTATCTGTTTATAAGAAAAAAGATATTTCTTTTGTAGTGGAAATGTTTGGTTATATTATTATGATTTTTGGCGCTTTGGGTGTTTTTATTATTGGATATTTTTATAAAGAAACAGGTTTCAAAGAACTTATTACACAAATGTCTTTATCGCTTTTTTATACTGTTTTACGTATTAAATTATCTTCCTTATTTATGGGGTTGATAACTTTTGTTCCCAAAAAAGAAACGAAACTAAACTGCTAA